In Glycine max cultivar Williams 82 chromosome 7, Glycine_max_v4.0, whole genome shotgun sequence, a single window of DNA contains:
- the LOC100817927 gene encoding multiple organellar RNA editing factor 3, mitochondrial, with protein MMVKEYCYNKAWLLRAKTLSFRLESERWEMAYLNARRTLASTLSRALSSSSASASRFRFAFAFALLPAKQTAPNPHWASFAVRTQSSGSGYSPLNDPSPNWSNRPPKETILLDGCDYEHWLIVMEFPDNPKPSEDHMVNAYVKTLAQVLGSEEDAKNKIYSVSTSTYTGFGALISEELSYKVKELPGVLWVLPDSYLDVPNKDYGGDLFVDGKVIPRPQYRYSDRQPSRSRPRPRHDRRRETMQVERRDQQNWNQGQGGPMQPSTAMNGQNFASGGEH; from the exons ATGATGGTTAAAGAGTATTGTTATAACAAGGCGTGGTTGCTTAGAGCTAAAACCCTTTCTTTCAGACTAGAGAGTGAGAGGTGGGAAATGGCGTACCTGAACGCTAGGCGCACCTTAGCATCTACCCTGTCACGAgctctttcttcttcatccgcTAGCGCCTCTCGCTTTCGCTTCGCATTCGCATTCGCGTTGCTCCCCGCCAAACAAACCGCACCCAACCCTCACTGGGCGAGTTTCGCGGTTCGGACTCAATCTTCGGGTTCGGGTTACTCGCCCCTGAACGACCCGTCCCCGAACTGGAGCAACCGTCCCCCGAAGGAGACCATTCTTCTCGATGGCTGCGACTACGAGCACTGGCTCATCGTCATGGAGTTCCCCGATAACCCTAAACCCTCTGAGGACCACATGGTCAACGCCTATGTCAAAACCCTAGCTCAAGTCCTTGGAAG TGAGGAGGATGCCAAAAACAAGATATACTCTGTTTCCACTTCTACATACACAGGTTTCGGCGCTCTCATTTCCGAAGAGCTTTCTTATAAGGTCAAAG AGTTACCTGGAGTTCTTTGGGTGCTGCCAGATTCATATCTTGATGTTCCCAACAAGGATTATGGTG GTGATTTATTTGTTGACGGGAAAGTAATTCCCAGGCCACAGTATAGATATTCGGATAGGCAACCCAGTAGGAGTAGACCTCGGCCACGGCATGACAGACGGCGGGAAACGATGCAGGTTGAAAGGAGAGATCAACAGAACTGGAACCAAGGTCAGGGGGGACCTATGCAGCCATCCACTGCAATGAATGGCCAAAACTTTGCTTCCGGTGGAGAGCACTAA